ATATCAGTTCTCTACCAAATTTGTTTAAAAAAGTTAAAGAAATAGAGGAAAAACTGAAAAAGGGAACTGAAAATGAGAAGTAATCAGAGGACCATCAAGAATGAGGTAAGCGTATCTGGTATAGGATTACATACAGGAGTCGAAAGCACTATTACATTTAGACCCTCCCCTGTAAATACAGGAATAAAGTTTGTACGTACTGATGTTGATGGTTGTCCCGAAATACCAGCGGATATAGATCATGTTGTCGATATATCTCGCGGGACTACAATAGCGCAAAATGGTTTTAAAGTTCATACAGTAGAGCATGTTCTGGCAGCTGTTGCAGGGCTTGAGATAGATAATGTATTAATTGAGTTGAATAATATAGAGCCTCCTGTCTGTGATGGAAGCGCCCTGGAATTTGTTAATGCTTTAAAAAAGGCTGAGATCGTTGAGCAGGATGAAAAGAGAGAGGTTTTAATAATTGATAAGATTATTACATACACAGATCCAGAAAACAGAGTTGATATTCATGTATTACCAGCCGATGATTTTCGAATAACTTTTTTAATTGATTATAAATATATAGGGATAGGTACTCAGTATTCAGCAATGTACTCTTTGAAGGATGAATTTGAAATAGATTATGCTGCGGCGAGGACTTTTTGCTTTTTAAGTGAAGTGATCTATTTAAAAGAAAGAGGTTTGATAAAGGGGGGTAGCCTCAATAACGCTTTAGTATTTGCAGATAAAGAATTAACACCTGAGGAAAAAAGAAAAATTAAAGATCTCTTTGGACTTTCGGAGGATATTATAATAGGTCCTAACGGATTAATCGGCAGTTCTGATCTAAGGTACTATAACGAACCTGTACGACATAAAATTTTAGATTTAATAGGGGATCTTGCGCTTCTGGGAATGCCAATTAAAGGACATGTTATAGCAGCAAGAAGTGGCCACTCTCATAATGTCAATCTTGTTAAGAAAATAAAGAAAGAATATGAGAAGCAACTGATTAAGCAGAAGTTTCAGAGGGAAGAGATAAAAGGTGCTCTATTCGATATTTCGACTATTGAGTCTGTTCTTCCGCACCGTTATCCTTTTCTATTAGTGGATAGGATAGTTGACCTTGTGCCAAGGGAACATGTCATAGCTATTAAAAATGTTACAGTTAATGAACCCTATTTTGTTGGTCATTTCCCCGTAAAGAAAATAATGCCCGGTGTACTGATTGTAGAGGCACTTGCACAGGCGGGAGCATTTCTACTTTTGAATACAATTGAAGATCATGATAAAAAACTTGCTTATTTTGCGGCAATAGATAATGTAAGGTTTAAAAGACCTGTGATACCAGGTGATCAGCTCCGACTTGAAGTAAAGATGCTTAATTATAAATTATCCACGTGTAAAATGCATGGACAGGCGTTTGTTGATGGAGAGCTGGCAGCTGAAGCAGTAATGATTGCCTCAATAGTAAATAGGTAAAAGTACAATTGTGATAGATAAATCAGCAATAGTAAGTCATTGTGCGAAAATTGGTAAGAACGTGGGAATTGGTCCGTATGCATATATAATGGATAATGTAGAAATCGGTGATGGAACTCAAATTGGTGCCCATGCAGTTATTGCATCTGGAGTAAGAATTGGGAAGAATTGCAGGATATTTCATCATGCAGTAATTGGAGAGGTCCCACAGGATTTAAAATTTGAAGGTGAAGAGACAGTAGTTGAAGTTGGTGATAATACTACTATAAGGGAATTTGTTACAATAAATAGGGGGACAAAAGCTACTGGTAAAACTATTGTGGGGTCTAATTGCTTTTTGATGGCTTATGTACATGTTGCCCATGATTGTAGAGTTGGGGATAATTCAATACTCGCAAATGCGGTGAATCTTGGTGGACATGTTGAAATGGATGATTGGGTTGTTATTGGTGGTTTGGTTGGTGTGCATCAGTTTGTAAAAATAGGTAAACATAGCTTTATTGGTGGTGGTTTCAGAGTTACAAAGGATGTTCCACCATATGTCCTTGCTGCAGGTGAACCTTTGAGGTTCGAAGGGCTGAATGTCGTTGGACTGAGAAGGAGAGGTTTTAGTTCTGAGCAGATAAAGAAAATAAAGGACGCTTATAAAGTAATTTATAATACTAATCTTAATGTGTTAGATGCTGTTAAAAAGCTGGAAAAAGACCCATCGGATGAGGTAAAAACCATAATTGAATTTATAAAAAGCAGCTCAAGAGGCATAATAAGATAGAACTGTTTTGAAAATAAAGATTCTAATCTTTAGAGCTATATTTACACTAATCGTAGTGCATAATATTTTATATCCTTTGTCATTAAAGTTGGGTGAGAAAGGGAATGCCAGGGTGGTAGTGATGCCACTGGCAAGAATTATTAAAGCACAATCCTTACTATTTTCTGATCTGGTCGCTTCCGGTCGAGATCCTGATATTCTACTTACCTTTGGTTTGCCATCCATTATTTTACAAAATGGAAATAAAATTGTGCACGGTTACCCTACCTTTAGTGGAATGCTGGATCTATCTCTACATGTAAGTCTCGGAGTTTCATTTTTTTCGGGAAGGTACTATGATGACAATATCAATATAATTAATCCACGTTTTATGGTTAGTGTTAATAATGAACTGATTTCCGAAGGTTTTGTTATAGTAAATTTTATACGAACGATTGGGCCTGATGATTTTCGGTTTTTCTCCCGGGATATTTCGTTTATAAAAAGATTTGAAATGGAAGGATATAGTCTATTTCTCGGGATGACTTTTGGGGAACTGGAGTGTAGAAATGAAAAGCTGATGCCATTTTCTTTTAAGGAAACAGTTGTTGATTTTCAAAGCGGGGTCTTAACAAGGCTAAATAGTAATATTTTCACAGGATTTGAATTTAAAGCTGGTAAAAATTTTCTTTACTTTAATTTAAACTTCATCATAATTATATGAGAATAAAATGAAGAGAATAGGCATATTTGGTTCAACAGGGTCAATTGGA
The sequence above is drawn from the Candidatus Neomarinimicrobiota bacterium genome and encodes:
- a CDS encoding bifunctional UDP-3-O-[3-hydroxymyristoyl] N-acetylglucosamine deacetylase/3-hydroxyacyl-ACP dehydratase, with protein sequence MRSNQRTIKNEVSVSGIGLHTGVESTITFRPSPVNTGIKFVRTDVDGCPEIPADIDHVVDISRGTTIAQNGFKVHTVEHVLAAVAGLEIDNVLIELNNIEPPVCDGSALEFVNALKKAEIVEQDEKREVLIIDKIITYTDPENRVDIHVLPADDFRITFLIDYKYIGIGTQYSAMYSLKDEFEIDYAAARTFCFLSEVIYLKERGLIKGGSLNNALVFADKELTPEEKRKIKDLFGLSEDIIIGPNGLIGSSDLRYYNEPVRHKILDLIGDLALLGMPIKGHVIAARSGHSHNVNLVKKIKKEYEKQLIKQKFQREEIKGALFDISTIESVLPHRYPFLLVDRIVDLVPREHVIAIKNVTVNEPYFVGHFPVKKIMPGVLIVEALAQAGAFLLLNTIEDHDKKLAYFAAIDNVRFKRPVIPGDQLRLEVKMLNYKLSTCKMHGQAFVDGELAAEAVMIASIVNR
- the lpxA gene encoding acyl-ACP--UDP-N-acetylglucosamine O-acyltransferase, whose product is MIDKSAIVSHCAKIGKNVGIGPYAYIMDNVEIGDGTQIGAHAVIASGVRIGKNCRIFHHAVIGEVPQDLKFEGEETVVEVGDNTTIREFVTINRGTKATGKTIVGSNCFLMAYVHVAHDCRVGDNSILANAVNLGGHVEMDDWVVIGGLVGVHQFVKIGKHSFIGGGFRVTKDVPPYVLAAGEPLRFEGLNVVGLRRRGFSSEQIKKIKDAYKVIYNTNLNVLDAVKKLEKDPSDEVKTIIEFIKSSSRGIIR